tttttttatttttgaggtCTGGGTTTAATCTTGTTCATGTATTTCCGGTAGTTGCTGATGTGCTATTGTGGAGAAAATGGCGTGGCGGAGCTGTGATGCTAGTCTCGGCAACGACGATGTGGTACTTATTCGAAGTAGCCGGTTATAATTTCTTAACTTTCGTGGCCAACGTGTTGTTGCTTCTTATTGTTATTCTCTTCTTGTGGGCCAAATCTGCTTCACTTCTCAACAGGTTTTTCCATTGCTAAACTCTTTAATCTCTCCTTTACTAACTGCTTATCCTATTGCATGCTTTGATGGAAAATACTCGCACCCAGAAAAAAGACAGTTGTTTCCTTCTTTTTTTATGAGAACAATGCATGATGATTTCTTAGAAGAAAATAGAAGTGATTCTGCTTTCATATGCAGACCTTTGCCGCCAATTCCTAATATGGAAATTTCTGAGAGAACGATCGGGATTGTTGCGGATGAGTTACAAATATGGCTTAATTGTGTATTGTCAATTGCACATGACATTACCATCGgcagaaatttgaaagtttttctTAAGGTTAAGCTTTTCCTTTATATAATATCATTTAATTGATATAAAACCTTAAAATGCCCTTGACTTGCAAAGTTTTTAATATGTCTGTTGATCAGGTTGCCCTTAGCTTGTGGTTTGTATCATTCATTGGTAGTCTCTTCAACTTCCTCACTCTGGTCTATATTGGTAAGTTATGTGACCCCAGTCCTATAACTGTGATGATTCCATTGACTTTATTCATTTATGTTTATTTGTTTGGATGTGTTCCACAGGAGTTATTCTTATTTTATCAGTCCCTTTGGTATATGAAAAGTACCAGCCTCACATTGATGAGAAGCTGTCTGTAGCGCACGGAGTCTTTCAAGAGCAGTGCAGGAAACTTGATGAAACGGTCTTAAGTAAGCTTCCATTGCCCTCAAACAAGGAAAAGAAGATGCAGTAGGTAAGTTTGGTATATTCTCTCTGCCTATGCTTGCTTGACTCTAGTCGAAATAACTAAGAAGCTAGCTCCTTTTACGTTGTTTCTATTGCATTAATTTAGATTATGCAACTGTTTTATTATACTCTGTTGAAAGTGACACCGATTTGCTCATACCACATTGCAAGTATAATTCCAGTAAATGCACATCTTGTGATTGTGACCAATGTACCTGCCCTGGAAAAGTTATGTAATGCTAAATCATAGAATTAAAATATTAAGGATTTAAGAGCCCAACATTTCATCCCTCAAGCATGGCTTACTGTCTAAATTCGTTTCTTTTGGGAAGATGTTGTTCTGTTAGATTTAAGACTATAACTATTGCTCTGTTAATTGTGATTGCTCATGATATGCCTGGAGTTCACCCTTTTTGGTGCATGATCTTAATATCAACAATTCTCTACATGTGATTTCAATTCTGCTTTTTTTCTGTGAAGCCCTATTTTTAAAATGCATTTATTTTACTAGTTCGGCATTTGTCTCTCCAATTGGATTTTGCTCTAACAAGTAAATGAATTCCTTTTTACACCTTACTAAATGAGATCTGCTAATGTATAAAACAGTCTCTAATGCCTAATTGAATGTTTTGGATTTAGGGAATAAAGTATGAGCAAGGAATAAACTTAGGCTTTGGATAATAGGTCATTATCCAAATATCACAAGACATATGTCTTTCTCAAACTAGAAGTTCTTAGGTGTCAAATCTATTACTCTTGTCTTCTAAATTTTCCTTGTTATTGATGTTATTCGGGATGTGATCCCTATATGATAAAACTTTAATGTCACCTTGAGCAAACCTATAGCCTAGATGTCAGTTTACCCATTTGGAAAACCTATTCAAGAGAGGTTTCATGAAAATATgacttaataatataaaaatgtagATTAGATGCCTCTTACAGGTCCTGTTTGAAGGCCACATGAGTTGAGGTTACAAAATTAATGCGACGAATAACATGTAACTCATAAATGATAAGTTTTTGAATGGTCGTTTCCATCCAACATATGTTGCTTTTGTAGTCCTACAAAATTAATGCAACAAATAACATATAACTCGTAAATGATAAGTTCTGAATGGTCTTTTCCATCCAACATATGTTGCTTTTGTAATCCGGGTACCAAGTGAGAATCCCGTATTCTCATTGTCTCAAATTGAATAATTAGCAACAATTCATCTAGAGGGGTGTGATGTCTAGATCGATTAATCGTCAAAGCCAATTGTCTTGTTTGAACTCACTTGTTGGCTCCACTTGCATCTCTCTTTGTTTATCAATCTCTCCCTCTCTTTCCCTCTCTCTCTCACTTACTTTATGCAGGGAATTCAGGTGGTTTAGTGAGACAAGAGGCATAGAATTGGGTTTTGAAGATGTGAAGCATTTGATTTCTTTTTGCTCGATGCCATCGATATTCCTTATACTAGTTGAGTTTCTTTAGGAGCTGCTGGACTAACCTTGATAACTTATATTGTTGGGAGAAGattcaacttttctttttttttctttcttttacccACTTATGGGAACCTTATATTCTTGATTTTTAAGTCTTGACCTGCAGTTTATACGTTTGTggttatatttttttgtttttttcatatTCATTTGTGGATTGGGGACAGATATCCTCCAGGGGCGGAGGAAGCTTGTTTGTGGCAATGAAATCCAAGCTTATACATTTTTCTTATGGTGGTTGTTGTCTTTATGTATGCACGGATGTATGCAGATATATATAGGAAtttgagacatatgattggggGAATGGCTATTTAAAGCTAGATTTTTACTAAGCACTGCAATTCTAATCGTTTATCATATATTACTTTAATCCTGGTTTACGGTTTAATCCAATGTATGTCTTGAAGAATGAGTTGCAGTGAACGGTGAATCTTATTggccaaagaaagaaaaaagagcaGTGAATGTTGAGGTTTGTCATTGCCGGTGCGTTCCAAACAAATTTGTCCAGACTCCAAATTCAGCAGCGGCTTCCATCACTATGAAAGCAGTTTAGCTTAATATTGTCATGTTTTCGCACCTTTTGGTCAATGAAAGTAATATAAAATCAGTAGCACAAGAACCCCTTCGTTTTGGGGCAGATGTGAATGTTTGGGTTCTTATTGAAAGAATGCCAAACTAGGCTTGCATTTTAACATGAGCGAATCATTGTCTTTAGCAATTATCCACCTTCTGATTGGATTTGGCATCACTCCCTGTAAGAGTGTCATATTTCATTGAATCCAGATGCACTACACAACACAAGCAGTATTTCATGTAAGCCATAGACCATTCCAGATGCCTACTTGCTCTTAAATATCCACAAACTTATCTACTCATGGATAACATTTTCTTCCACTTTATCCCTTCTAATTCTCAGGTACCATGCAAATCCCACCGTACCTCCATAGCTTACATTCTCCCAATTAATAACCTATGCCCTTTAATAATTTAAGCCAAATGATTCCTAATCTAGGTGTAATAACTCATAGTATCCAGTGTTGTTTGAATCAGATTGGATTGGTTGAATTGGGAATTGATAGAGGTATCAATCTCGAGATTAACTTTGAACTATTTAGACTTGGTggttgaattgattttttttgaattttttaataatttgttATTGGACGAGTTGGATCAATCAAACCGACAAACCAATGACCTTGATTGGTTCAACTATcgatttgattttaaaaaaacaTTAAGATTATT
This window of the Gossypium arboreum isolate Shixiya-1 chromosome 12, ASM2569848v2, whole genome shotgun sequence genome carries:
- the LOC108477120 gene encoding reticulon-like protein B11; the protein is MGDSSLALGTSVHKALGGGSVADVLLWRKWRGGAVMLVSATTMWYLFEVAGYNFLTFVANVLLLLIVILFLWAKSASLLNRPLPPIPNMEISERTIGIVADELQIWLNCVLSIAHDITIGRNLKVFLKVALSLWFVSFIGSLFNFLTLVYIGVILILSVPLVYEKYQPHIDEKLSVAHGVFQEQCRKLDETVLSKLPLPSNKEKKMQ